From Nostoc flagelliforme CCNUN1, a single genomic window includes:
- a CDS encoding NB-ARC domain-containing protein codes for MNSSQALDVKRVLAVLDKQVFQSKGKYLTEVEKIIIEGVWDSKDYKEIANDSGYNTYYLQQKVAPPLWSMLSEIIGDGVKVTKISLKSILLKLAKSDYLKEEASRLDNDSFVGNIRIYGELPKIKSFYGRKDEINYFKKQITLFKERCIVFTGVGGIGKTLLAARLVEEIIFDSLSSIYECVIWKKINHSLSIEELVIDLNKIFDGDIEANENSFIDNISLLSKQLHSHRCLLVIDGFEKLLLADDFGKRLQYEKFLLRLTEGKHQSCIIITSQLPLKEFASVTTKLPIRSFKLEGLDIKTGMQILQEKGLSGHECKRLIENYSGNPSSLEALADRINRFFEGSVKTFFRYQTTMIDPQLETMLHQQFGQVGLLSNLQRQIMIYLAEEMSENSTPIQFSKLIDNLKERVDFKLSVFELITAIEVLEQRSLIEIAGKSNKREASYSLQASIKKYILVDPLGLVHKIPDTIQTREVTLWATA; via the coding sequence ATGAATTCAAGCCAAGCTTTAGACGTAAAAAGAGTATTAGCTGTATTAGATAAGCAAGTATTTCAATCTAAAGGAAAGTATTTAACAGAAGTAGAAAAAATTATTATTGAGGGAGTTTGGGATAGTAAAGATTATAAAGAGATAGCAAATGATTCAGGGTACAACACATACTATTTACAACAGAAAGTAGCTCCACCATTATGGAGTATGCTTTCAGAAATCATTGGTGATGGAGTGAAAGTAACAAAAATATCTTTGAAATCTATTTTGCTTAAACTAGCAAAGAGCGATTATCTGAAGGAAGAAGCATCCAGATTGGATAACGATAGTTTCGTTGGCAATATTAGAATTTATGGAGAACTGCCTAAAATAAAATCTTTTTATGGAAGAAAAGATGAAATTAACTATTTTAAGAAGCAAATTACTCTCTTTAAAGAGCGCTGTATAGTTTTTACTGGAGTTGGAGGAATAGGAAAAACTTTATTAGCCGCTAGATTAGTTGAAGAAATAATTTTTGATTCTTTAAGCAGTATATATGAATGTGTAATTTGGAAAAAAATTAATCATTCGTTGTCAATTGAGGAGTTAGTTATTGATTTAAATAAAATTTTTGACGGAGACATAGAAGCAAATGAAAATTCTTTTATAGATAACATATCTTTACTATCAAAACAGCTTCATTCACATCGTTGTCTCCTAGTAATTGATGGATTTGAAAAGCTATTGTTAGCAGATGATTTTGGAAAAAGATTACAATATGAAAAATTCCTTTTAAGACTTACAGAAGGAAAGCATCAAAGCTGCATTATTATAACAAGCCAGCTGCCTTTAAAAGAATTTGCTTCTGTGACTACAAAACTACCTATTCGCTCTTTCAAATTAGAAGGTTTAGATATAAAGACAGGAATGCAAATCTTACAAGAAAAAGGTTTAAGTGGGCACGAATGTAAGCGATTAATTGAAAATTATTCGGGGAATCCATCAAGTTTAGAAGCGTTGGCTGACAGAATTAATCGCTTTTTTGAGGGGAGTGTGAAAACATTTTTTAGATATCAAACTACTATGATTGATCCTCAGCTTGAAACAATGCTACATCAGCAATTTGGACAAGTTGGACTTTTAAGTAATCTTCAAAGGCAAATAATGATTTATTTGGCAGAAGAAATGTCAGAAAACTCGACTCCCATTCAATTCTCTAAACTCATTGATAATTTAAAAGAGCGAGTAGATTTCAAGTTGTCAGTTTTTGAACTAATAACAGCAATAGAAGTTTTAGAACAACGCTCGTTAATTGAAATTGCTGGTAAATCAAACAAACGAGAAGCTAGTTATAGTTTACAAGCATCTATTAAGAAGTATATTTTAGTTGATCCATTGGGATTAGTGCATAAAATACCAGATACAATACAAACAAGGGAAGTTACCTTGTGGGCTACTGCATAA
- a CDS encoding plasmid replication protein, CyRepA1 family: MLNPIVYPNNLTFHEYHELYVGSAIHPALIKRNFFHIEGESIYDYLFISNKIPRKNAGRVTDAYIRQYQHLLLGGTWIGSLDPLNNWEPMEWGRIKPNFPRIDWQTGKPVKYESPPKTANRVTYFDIPNCILNKIARRYNVPDIQRVLFAKRGQKLHVKSRKNAAFGNGTLLPSLLQLGQYQGMLTQIVRLSYLVALCRKGILNPLIFWSWVRQHKQKKIDFQQIDIQITFWEWIKQHPEIPIILCEGEKKAACLLSLGFVAIALPGIWNGRVGKQDFDERLHPDLIPMAQAGRKFIILFDYETSSKTRWSVFQATVRTAKAIESAGCLCEVALLPGPEKGVDDFVVARGEDANAGLTAIIDDAKSLADYKRSYRAKKWGLSKYKPDVTVNVLYLSEALCIPELEEKCNLPEQNDLKNEQLFTPSIKGHQRNKESTDSGGVERDKSKKSPTFNFPKSGLVVLWSDMGTGKTELMRWWRDQNPDARFLNNGHRVNLLKNLAQRLRTAMYSDLGYTGLAQAQALSITIDSLHKLNTQSLTYGCIFIDEACQYLTHLLHSNTCKQHRAAILEVLEYIVYNAPLVVIADAHMDDLTVDFFLAMRPKGEVPYIIKNEWRNGERTIYWYEGDNESALVAQISAALMLGEKIMVASDSKRFIKKLDKSFTIKCEESNSEKSHTPQKWRIWSVHSDNSGSDENVAFIKDITNAVKNFDALFTSPSLGTGLDISEYHFDLVFGVFHGASQTATECAQQLYRYRPKVPFHVWVAPRPPFGYQDTNAAKIKERLLQSNEVTAFLLRIDRETGKRGAEKDWALEAYCQILGNRHYSLNNLRDDLRSLLTEMGNTFIYVGNDSDPQSRESLKAAAQAMDSAHNSAVAKANNITLSEYRARQSKDYLDPNEIFECEKFRIFDSYGIEVTESLVEMDKGGRLIRAIAGLEAILAPPEESFTDPKTGQSYPTPPTIVTQKDRTERDNLPLCIDWGNYSARWLARFNLGLHQILLSLMKGDEVTADDSTLLKMTEIAIHCAAHVKAILGFTVPCDCKPIWLLATMLEQLGLKLTFRKLGKRGQQVKLFSLSKEELEFAQEVIAHRETKRNQKENRTYYATQTPAAYSVSPNQQPVSTPPLML; encoded by the coding sequence ATATTAAACCCTATTGTTTACCCAAACAATCTAACTTTTCATGAATACCATGAGCTATATGTTGGTAGCGCCATTCATCCGGCGTTGATTAAGCGTAATTTCTTCCACATTGAAGGGGAATCAATTTACGATTATCTGTTCATCTCCAATAAAATCCCTCGCAAAAATGCAGGTCGAGTCACGGATGCATACATAAGGCAATATCAGCATCTATTACTGGGTGGAACTTGGATTGGGTCACTTGACCCGTTGAATAATTGGGAACCAATGGAATGGGGGCGCATTAAGCCCAACTTCCCCCGCATTGATTGGCAGACAGGTAAACCCGTCAAATACGAATCACCCCCCAAGACAGCTAACCGCGTCACCTACTTCGATATTCCCAACTGTATTTTAAATAAGATTGCACGGCGCTACAATGTCCCCGATATTCAAAGAGTGCTTTTTGCAAAACGTGGTCAAAAGCTGCATGTTAAAAGTCGAAAAAACGCTGCTTTTGGCAATGGCACTCTCTTGCCTTCGCTCTTGCAACTAGGACAATACCAGGGAATGCTAACGCAAATCGTGCGGTTAAGTTACTTAGTAGCACTGTGCAGAAAAGGCATACTCAATCCCCTAATATTTTGGTCATGGGTTCGGCAGCACAAACAGAAGAAAATCGACTTTCAGCAGATCGACATACAAATCACTTTCTGGGAGTGGATAAAGCAGCATCCAGAGATTCCGATTATCTTATGCGAGGGCGAAAAAAAAGCGGCCTGCTTGCTTAGTTTAGGGTTTGTAGCGATCGCACTTCCGGGAATTTGGAACGGGCGCGTGGGCAAACAAGATTTTGATGAACGGTTGCATCCTGACTTAATACCAATGGCTCAGGCGGGACGCAAGTTCATAATTCTTTTTGACTACGAAACTTCTTCTAAAACCAGGTGGTCGGTGTTTCAAGCCACTGTTCGCACTGCAAAAGCAATCGAATCGGCTGGTTGCTTATGTGAAGTTGCGCTGTTACCAGGCCCAGAGAAAGGTGTTGATGATTTTGTTGTGGCGCGGGGCGAAGATGCTAACGCAGGACTTACCGCAATCATCGATGATGCTAAATCACTTGCTGATTACAAGCGCTCGTATCGGGCTAAGAAATGGGGACTTAGCAAATACAAACCGGATGTCACTGTTAATGTCTTGTATCTCTCTGAGGCTTTGTGCATTCCTGAACTTGAAGAAAAATGCAATTTGCCTGAGCAAAATGATCTTAAAAATGAACAACTTTTCACGCCATCTATTAAAGGACATCAAAGAAACAAGGAGTCTACGGATTCTGGCGGAGTTGAAAGAGACAAATCGAAGAAATCCCCTACCTTCAATTTCCCAAAATCAGGACTAGTCGTACTCTGGAGCGACATGGGCACTGGTAAGACTGAACTTATGCGCTGGTGGCGTGACCAAAATCCCGATGCGCGGTTCCTCAACAATGGGCATCGCGTAAATTTGCTGAAAAATCTTGCCCAACGCTTGCGGACGGCGATGTACTCCGACTTGGGTTACACAGGTTTAGCCCAGGCTCAAGCCCTTAGTATTACTATTGACAGCTTGCACAAGCTGAATACTCAGTCTCTCACCTACGGCTGCATTTTTATTGATGAAGCCTGCCAATACCTCACCCACCTACTACACAGTAATACTTGCAAACAGCACCGTGCAGCTATCTTGGAGGTACTGGAATATATAGTATACAACGCCCCACTGGTCGTCATCGCTGATGCACACATGGATGATTTAACGGTAGACTTCTTTCTTGCAATGCGACCCAAAGGTGAAGTCCCGTACATTATCAAAAACGAATGGCGAAACGGGGAGCGCACAATTTATTGGTACGAGGGGGATAATGAGAGCGCCCTAGTCGCCCAAATCTCGGCAGCGCTGATGCTTGGTGAGAAAATCATGGTTGCCAGTGACAGTAAGCGTTTCATCAAAAAACTTGACAAATCTTTTACTATCAAGTGCGAAGAATCTAACTCCGAAAAATCCCATACACCACAAAAATGGCGCATCTGGTCTGTCCATTCAGACAATTCTGGCAGTGATGAGAATGTCGCTTTCATCAAAGATATCACCAACGCCGTCAAAAACTTTGATGCCTTGTTCACCTCTCCCAGTCTTGGTACTGGTTTAGATATTTCCGAGTATCATTTTGACTTAGTATTTGGTGTGTTTCACGGCGCTTCCCAAACTGCTACCGAGTGCGCCCAACAACTTTACCGTTATCGCCCCAAAGTCCCGTTTCACGTTTGGGTAGCCCCGCGCCCCCCATTTGGATACCAAGATACTAATGCCGCCAAGATTAAAGAACGCCTTCTCCAATCCAATGAAGTGACTGCTTTTCTGTTGCGGATTGACCGAGAAACAGGCAAGCGGGGTGCAGAGAAAGATTGGGCGCTTGAGGCTTACTGCCAAATTCTCGGCAACCGCCACTATTCTCTGAATAATCTCCGCGATGATTTGCGATCGCTTCTCACAGAAATGGGCAATACATTTATATATGTAGGAAATGATTCAGATCCTCAATCCCGTGAAAGTCTAAAAGCAGCAGCACAAGCAATGGATAGTGCCCACAATTCGGCTGTTGCCAAGGCGAACAATATTACTTTGAGCGAGTACCGTGCCCGTCAGAGCAAAGATTACCTTGACCCTAATGAAATTTTTGAATGCGAAAAATTCCGCATTTTTGATTCTTACGGCATCGAAGTAACCGAATCACTCGTAGAAATGGATAAAGGTGGTCGCTTAATTAGAGCAATTGCTGGACTTGAGGCCATTTTAGCCCCACCCGAAGAATCGTTTACTGACCCCAAAACTGGGCAAAGTTATCCTACACCACCAACAATTGTCACCCAAAAAGACCGCACCGAGCGCGACAATCTACCTTTGTGCATCGACTGGGGTAATTACTCGGCACGGTGGCTTGCTAGATTTAACCTGGGGCTGCATCAAATTCTCTTAAGTTTAATGAAGGGTGATGAAGTTACTGCCGACGATTCCACCTTACTCAAGATGACGGAGATCGCTATACATTGTGCAGCTCACGTCAAAGCAATTCTTGGGTTTACTGTTCCCTGTGACTGTAAACCTATTTGGTTGCTAGCCACAATGCTAGAGCAGCTGGGGCTAAAGTTGACTTTCCGCAAGCTTGGTAAACGGGGGCAACAGGTGAAACTTTTTTCTTTATCTAAAGAGGAATTAGAATTTGCTCAAGAGGTAATTGCTCATCGTGAAACGAAGCGTAATCAAAAAGAAAATCGAACCTATTATGCGACCCAAACCCCTGCTGCGTATAGTGTAAGCCCTAATCAGCAGCCCGTATCCACACCCCCCCTGATGCTATAG
- a CDS encoding tyrosine-type recombinase/integrase, translated as MPETIENTAPSPLALPSPIPLVEHPAAVYLATLSPGSRPTMRQALNAIARLLTNSSCDAMTLNWAALRYKHTAAVRSVLSEKYAPAYVNKVLCAMRRVLKEALRLEIMDAVDFARAVDIPNVKVTKELRGRVLTAEEIAQLMQTCFDDPTPTGYRDAAIFAILRGSGVRRSEVVNLDLSNLEENTGAIFVRGGKGGKDRTVYLPESGLTVVLDWLSLRGNEAGPLLCHVNRASRIVQRRLTSQAVLFILQKRGLEAGVTNFSAHDFRRTFISDLLDAGEDISTVQRLAGHTHSDQTARYDRRGEETKRRAVQKLIIPGQRKKSPLR; from the coding sequence ATGCCTGAAACCATTGAAAACACCGCACCCTCTCCTCTCGCTCTGCCTTCTCCCATTCCGCTAGTCGAACATCCCGCTGCGGTCTATTTGGCAACCCTTTCCCCTGGTTCCCGCCCCACAATGCGCCAAGCTTTAAATGCGATCGCGCGATTGTTAACCAACTCGAGTTGTGATGCGATGACCCTGAACTGGGCAGCACTGCGCTACAAACATACGGCGGCAGTCCGCTCTGTGTTGAGCGAAAAATATGCACCAGCTTATGTCAACAAAGTGCTGTGTGCTATGCGGCGAGTTTTAAAAGAAGCCTTGCGGTTAGAGATAATGGATGCTGTTGATTTTGCTCGTGCTGTAGATATTCCCAACGTTAAAGTCACCAAGGAATTGCGGGGACGTGTTCTCACGGCAGAAGAAATCGCCCAATTGATGCAAACTTGCTTTGATGACCCTACCCCCACTGGTTACAGAGATGCTGCAATATTTGCAATACTTCGAGGTTCTGGAGTCCGCCGTTCTGAAGTGGTGAATTTAGACCTGAGTAACCTTGAAGAGAATACTGGGGCAATATTCGTGCGCGGTGGCAAAGGTGGTAAAGACCGGACTGTGTACTTACCCGAAAGTGGTTTAACTGTCGTTTTGGACTGGTTATCGCTTCGAGGCAACGAGGCAGGCCCTTTACTATGTCATGTCAACAGAGCTTCAAGGATAGTGCAGCGACGACTTACTTCTCAAGCAGTGCTGTTCATCTTGCAAAAACGTGGTTTAGAGGCGGGAGTAACTAATTTTTCCGCTCACGATTTCCGTAGAACTTTCATCTCTGATCTGCTCGATGCTGGTGAAGATATTTCTACAGTTCAAAGGTTAGCTGGACACACTCACAGTGACCAGACTGCCAGATATGACCGTCGCGGTGAAGAAACTAAACGCCGTGCTGTCCAAAAGTTGATTATTCCAGGACAGAGAAAGAAATCTCCTCTACGCTGA
- a CDS encoding DUF5372 family protein: MHILQGIAKLYPLWLEQYSKTAHNFKSLLGSRVTIINPIHPLCGQSVVIQQIRKVGQETKVTVESPLGGFLSLPATSTDLWTQQAFTVQTVGKFLPEKLLRLSEWVAGRSQIITSESSCVLDDIEVEHKKKNEKKASTSNRSSQKRRKAKSPYKANSTVSGQNTLHSTDRESDN; the protein is encoded by the coding sequence GTGCATATTTTGCAAGGCATTGCCAAGCTCTATCCGCTATGGTTGGAACAGTACAGTAAGACTGCACATAACTTCAAATCACTTTTGGGAAGTCGTGTCACCATCATCAATCCCATCCACCCGTTATGTGGTCAGTCTGTTGTAATACAGCAAATTCGTAAAGTTGGCCAAGAGACTAAAGTAACTGTAGAAAGTCCTTTGGGAGGATTTTTGTCTCTACCAGCAACGTCAACCGACCTATGGACACAGCAAGCTTTCACAGTCCAAACAGTCGGGAAGTTTTTACCTGAGAAATTACTGCGATTAAGCGAATGGGTAGCAGGGCGATCGCAAATTATAACGTCCGAATCTTCTTGTGTTCTTGATGATATTGAAGTCGAACACAAGAAAAAAAATGAGAAAAAAGCATCTACTAGCAACCGCTCAAGCCAAAAACGAAGAAAGGCTAAGTCGCCTTATAAAGCTAACAGCACGGTTAGTGGACAAAATACTCTCCACTCAACAGACAGAGAAAGCGATAACTAG
- a CDS encoding DEAD/DEAH box helicase: MPVTYELRDYQHQWIKDIWNSWEKGNRRVLGQLPTAAGKTVCFAHISHKFFDQGKQVLVIAHRIELISQAAEKLSEIIGEPVGIIKAGVPANPERRIQVASVQTLSRREVLDLPMKIGLLILDEAHHATALSYRRLIEHYESAQILGVTATPQRIDGQGFVNLFDDLVVGIDTAYLIQAGYLSKFRLFATNQTISTLGVAKSRGDFRAKELAVAVTSQIGVSEILENYLKYARNLRTVIFACSLEHSRALAAEFSRNYISAEHLDGKTPPQERLEILQRFRNGTTQVITNYEILTEGFDCPNIECVYCVRPTESSTLWLQMLGRVLRTYTFKPTAVIIDITDNWKKHGLTDEARKWSLLPKTISEIQNKGLIQCEHCTHIFKPLSKELAKIEAEVDEDGVVIQHHQAICPSCSKTIDFTTIENFALPCFSRIRLRQGFSLSLTEIDLSVSTYRLDLVTDEMRKQGLRGASPTKIYSAIFIAFIENITRFTLGDWREIVKMVEPSQSAITKKAWELYKEAFERHKNRILAMSFVEQKKLKQQGSSNVATNVTTIEALGQLENSIFWEPKPQEKSSKFKKNLGDNYFKMKYKSQWFESLTYCSMLTGDFLNINAGLFHVETKDVYVNICIEVRDLPGLKSKLTEICDPAEIEYAFTQGFGKLAKVMFRLS; this comes from the coding sequence ATGCCTGTTACCTACGAACTTAGAGATTATCAACATCAGTGGATAAAAGATATTTGGAATTCTTGGGAAAAAGGTAATAGGCGGGTGCTTGGACAACTGCCGACAGCCGCCGGAAAAACGGTGTGTTTTGCACATATTTCCCATAAATTTTTTGACCAAGGAAAGCAAGTCTTAGTCATTGCCCATCGGATTGAGTTGATATCTCAAGCTGCCGAAAAGCTCTCAGAAATTATCGGTGAACCAGTTGGAATTATCAAAGCAGGCGTTCCGGCTAATCCGGAACGCAGAATCCAAGTTGCTAGCGTTCAAACATTGAGCAGACGAGAAGTATTAGACTTGCCAATGAAGATTGGACTTTTGATATTAGATGAGGCGCATCATGCAACTGCTTTATCTTATCGGCGATTAATTGAACATTATGAAAGCGCCCAGATATTAGGTGTAACTGCCACTCCCCAGAGAATTGACGGTCAAGGTTTTGTTAATTTATTTGATGATTTGGTTGTTGGCATTGACACGGCTTACTTAATTCAAGCTGGGTATTTAAGTAAGTTTCGATTATTTGCAACGAATCAAACTATTTCTACTCTTGGAGTTGCAAAATCTCGTGGGGATTTTAGAGCCAAAGAGTTAGCGGTTGCCGTCACTAGCCAGATTGGGGTTAGTGAAATCCTTGAGAATTACTTGAAATATGCACGAAATCTTCGTACAGTTATTTTTGCCTGTAGCTTAGAACATTCTCGTGCCCTGGCTGCGGAATTTTCTCGTAATTATATTAGTGCCGAACATTTGGATGGGAAGACTCCTCCACAAGAGAGATTAGAAATATTGCAGCGTTTTCGCAATGGGACAACCCAAGTAATTACTAATTACGAAATCTTAACTGAGGGCTTTGATTGCCCTAATATTGAGTGCGTTTACTGTGTCCGTCCAACTGAAAGCTCTACTCTCTGGCTACAAATGCTGGGGCGGGTTCTAAGAACTTACACTTTCAAACCCACTGCGGTGATCATTGATATTACCGATAATTGGAAAAAACATGGACTGACTGATGAAGCACGCAAATGGAGTTTATTGCCTAAAACTATATCAGAAATACAAAACAAAGGCTTAATTCAATGTGAGCATTGCACCCATATTTTTAAACCGCTTTCTAAAGAATTAGCTAAAATTGAAGCCGAAGTTGACGAGGATGGAGTGGTGATTCAACATCACCAAGCTATTTGTCCAAGCTGTAGTAAAACGATTGATTTTACAACTATTGAGAATTTTGCTTTGCCTTGTTTTAGCAGAATTCGACTTAGACAGGGTTTTAGCCTTTCTCTTACAGAAATTGACCTTTCTGTTTCTACTTACAGATTAGACTTAGTTACTGATGAGATGAGAAAGCAAGGTTTACGAGGTGCGAGTCCCACTAAAATTTATAGCGCCATTTTCATCGCTTTTATTGAAAATATTACTAGATTTACTCTTGGAGATTGGCGCGAAATCGTTAAAATGGTTGAGCCATCCCAATCAGCAATTACCAAAAAAGCATGGGAATTGTATAAAGAAGCTTTTGAGCGGCATAAGAACCGTATCCTAGCTATGTCTTTTGTTGAACAGAAAAAGCTAAAACAACAAGGCAGTAGCAATGTGGCGACTAATGTAACGACAATAGAAGCCCTTGGGCAGTTGGAGAATAGTATATTCTGGGAACCAAAACCACAGGAAAAGTCATCTAAGTTCAAAAAGAATTTAGGCGATAATTATTTTAAAATGAAGTACAAATCACAATGGTTTGAATCTTTAACTTACTGTTCAATGCTAACAGGCGATTTTTTAAACATAAATGCTGGACTATTCCATGTGGAAACTAAGGATGTATATGTAAATATCTGTATTGAGGTTAGAGACCTTCCTGGACTGAAATCAAAACTAACAGAGATTTGTGATCCCGCAGAGATTGAATATGCCTTTACTCAAGGATTTGGGAAACTTGCTAAGGTCATGTTCCGGTTAAGTTGA
- a CDS encoding GNAT family N-acetyltransferase — MIVPNHGRAEIGHVWFSPTVHKTKVNTESQFLLLKHLFDHHLYRRVEWKCDTLNQASRTTATRMGFLYEGRFRQHMVIRGRNRDTDWFAMTDKEWGRCKINFEKWLYGDEKLSLMELNNG; from the coding sequence GTGATTGTCCCAAATCATGGTCGAGCAGAAATTGGTCATGTGTGGTTTAGCCCTACCGTTCATAAAACTAAAGTCAATACAGAATCACAGTTTCTATTATTGAAACATCTTTTTGACCACCATTTATACCGTAGAGTTGAGTGGAAATGCGATACACTTAACCAGGCTAGCCGAACTACAGCTACAAGAATGGGTTTTCTCTATGAAGGGCGTTTCCGACAGCATATGGTCATTCGCGGCAGAAATAGGGATACTGATTGGTTTGCAATGACGGATAAAGAATGGGGACGCTGTAAGATAAATTTTGAGAAGTGGCTTTATGGGGATGAAAAACTCTCATTGATGGAACTAAACAATGGCTAA
- a CDS encoding recombinase family protein — translation MNNKISSTHLERRAVVYLRQSTPTQVEFNRESTERQYALADRALTLGWDKSQISVLDSDLGKSGQTTTGREDFHRLMAAVGLGEVGAVLALEASRFSRSQADWHKLLDICALTDTLVIDHDGIYDPNDFNDRVILGFKGTWSHTELHGMRLRLQGAKLNKAKKGELRCSPPTGYVYDPEGKLVLDPDEGVVAAIQLAFQKFRELRTAFKVMRYFCVNQIPFPRRRWRPGDIGTLHWGPANLSRITALLHNPTYTGTYVYGRRRSFNVIEGGQIKKVKIQQLPQEEWKVIIHNAHEAYISWSEYLSNCERLRQNSPISLSDGCPGTPREGFALLQGLVICGKCGRRMSPRYHGTGGCRAAYECSQARKLDGSMGVCWSVAGAAIDTAVSAHVLSAFTDEQLDISLAVLSELENIADEADKTWQLRLERARYEAERAGRQYDATEPENRLVARTLEKRWNEKLQQLAELEEAYQKARLVQRLELTAVQRQQILQLANDIPTLWHASTTTNLERKEILGLLVKQVAITPIDAPERSTRVQILWHTGVTSELIATRPTNAEKFRTPNQVIQLIEELAVGRTDSEIAHELNRRGLVGGTGRAFTKKGVAWIRWKFGIEKPLSNPQVAHDGVSPEGYYSTSALAEKLGVGIHTVYYWRDKGIIQAFQETPRSPWWYIVTPEVLETLREKIRRVPVKSE, via the coding sequence ATGAATAATAAAATTAGTTCAACCCATCTGGAACGCCGTGCTGTTGTGTATTTAAGACAGTCAACACCCACTCAGGTAGAATTTAACCGTGAAAGTACGGAAAGACAATATGCCCTAGCTGACCGTGCATTAACCTTGGGTTGGGACAAGAGTCAAATATCCGTATTGGATAGTGACCTTGGTAAAAGTGGTCAAACTACAACAGGACGCGAAGATTTTCATCGACTAATGGCTGCTGTTGGTTTAGGGGAAGTGGGGGCTGTTTTGGCTCTGGAAGCCTCAAGATTTTCTCGTTCCCAAGCAGATTGGCATAAACTTTTAGATATCTGTGCCCTTACAGACACTTTGGTAATTGACCACGATGGGATTTACGACCCAAATGATTTTAATGACCGAGTGATACTGGGGTTTAAGGGAACTTGGAGCCACACGGAACTACATGGTATGCGCTTACGGTTACAAGGAGCCAAACTCAATAAAGCTAAAAAAGGAGAGTTGCGCTGTTCTCCCCCTACTGGCTATGTCTACGACCCCGAAGGGAAATTGGTGCTAGACCCAGATGAAGGTGTAGTTGCCGCAATACAGTTAGCCTTTCAAAAGTTCCGCGAACTTAGAACAGCATTTAAGGTGATGCGCTACTTTTGTGTAAACCAAATTCCTTTCCCAAGAAGACGTTGGCGACCTGGGGATATTGGTACACTTCATTGGGGACCAGCCAACCTTAGCCGTATAACTGCCCTACTGCATAACCCAACTTACACAGGAACATACGTATATGGTAGACGACGCAGTTTTAATGTCATTGAGGGTGGGCAAATAAAGAAAGTTAAAATTCAGCAACTACCCCAAGAAGAATGGAAAGTAATAATCCACAACGCTCACGAGGCTTATATTAGTTGGTCTGAATATTTGTCTAATTGTGAGCGACTTAGACAGAATAGCCCCATTTCTTTATCAGATGGATGTCCCGGCACACCTAGAGAGGGCTTTGCTCTTCTTCAAGGTTTAGTAATTTGCGGTAAATGCGGTCGTCGTATGAGTCCTCGCTACCACGGTACTGGTGGTTGTAGAGCGGCTTATGAATGTTCCCAAGCTCGTAAACTTGATGGTAGCATGGGTGTTTGTTGGAGCGTTGCGGGAGCAGCAATTGATACAGCCGTTTCCGCTCACGTGCTGTCAGCTTTTACGGACGAGCAACTAGATATTTCTCTTGCTGTGCTATCTGAACTTGAAAATATTGCAGATGAAGCAGATAAAACATGGCAACTGCGACTGGAAAGGGCACGTTACGAAGCTGAAAGAGCAGGGCGTCAATATGATGCAACCGAGCCAGAAAATCGTTTAGTAGCCCGTACACTAGAAAAGAGATGGAATGAAAAATTACAACAGTTAGCAGAGTTAGAAGAGGCATACCAAAAAGCACGTCTTGTACAACGGCTGGAATTAACAGCAGTGCAACGGCAACAAATTTTACAGTTAGCCAACGATATTCCCACACTTTGGCACGCCAGTACTACTACGAACCTTGAGCGTAAAGAGATATTAGGGTTGTTAGTAAAACAAGTTGCTATCACCCCAATTGATGCTCCAGAACGTTCCACTCGTGTCCAAATACTCTGGCATACAGGAGTTACAAGTGAATTGATTGCGACACGCCCAACAAATGCAGAAAAATTCCGAACACCCAACCAAGTCATTCAACTCATTGAAGAATTAGCTGTGGGTCGAACTGATAGCGAAATTGCTCATGAACTCAATCGCCGAGGTTTGGTGGGTGGTACTGGGCGTGCTTTTACAAAAAAAGGTGTCGCCTGGATTCGTTGGAAGTTTGGGATTGAAAAGCCTTTAAGTAACCCACAAGTAGCACATGACGGGGTTAGTCCAGAAGGTTATTATTCCACCAGTGCCCTGGCTGAAAAACTTGGTGTTGGAATTCATACTGTCTATTACTGGCGAGACAAAGGAATTATTCAGGCATTCCAAGAAACTCCTAGAAGCCCTTGGTGGTATATAGTCACACCCGAAGTTTTAGAGACTTTACGTGAAAAAATCCGCCGCGTACCAGTTAAATCTGAATAA